The Lytechinus pictus isolate F3 Inbred unplaced genomic scaffold, Lp3.0 scaffold_38, whole genome shotgun sequence genomic sequence AGGGGCCAGGacggtctttattcttatcatttccaccgcgttactcgcaattaaaaaacagaaaatcggagagaggagacaaacaagcaatatatattagagtgtaggtcagaacatttccatcggggggagggggggggggggtcaaacaaGAACAATGATAAACAGTCATCAGTTTGGGAAGGGTCTGAGGACCGAGTTGCAACAAGTaaacgttgtgggattttttaaagtaatctaaccaacaaataaagtcatgttgtaattcgtttaagtagatattcatgcatggaattttagcaaaagcgcacttgtctgTTCCCCCTTTTATCACTgtatctcattctctctcgttaTCCCTGACATTTGAACATATTTGTTCGATAATTTCCCTAATTATtcgttcatccttatatgcatcatcacccaggggaagtgcctttatgcaatatgaatcactgacggatgtcataagcacctgtgttGTCGGTAAACGAGACCTTTTTTGTAGATACGGTAtgttggttgaaaaaaaaagattcataaaagctttttgtattgctaagtacgaaaaacgttcaatgggtcatcctgccgataaacactaatcttccttttgttcggggcgttgaccatctgtatcctgctcttttcggaaggaatttgcttgagtggccgcccagacattcttttgttcgggtagtgccgatatcatgaactacatggacgttccccttttgaaaagagcagaagatgaatggtgtgctaaactgccttcttttctcttttttcataatagtagacaaaaaataatgagaagaagagggatgatggggagggaaaaagttcaaatgtgcaccgagatcagctcaaagtactcagacattacaagctttttgcttttctgaaaatgcaatcaatcgatgaaaccaaggagatatcattctatctagagtgatatcttcttgattaaacaaataagacgaaaatggtgaataaacgcgtagcttattacgtgacgatcttgcagaaaagatgttagcgtatatctatcagaacaacgatatggatcaaatcacgtgatcggaaaaaaaaatcacgtgatcaggccttatgcgcgcgcgtacgtgctcgtcacaaaatttatccttcCCGTCCgactccaacgaaaaaatcgggtaaagttgaaatgatttcctattttcgggatttttccccacgtagctgtatatttttttcaatctgttatcgaaataggtttataaagtaaatagtggcagaggttttagtacatagcaattacgaaaaagctgaaaaacttcattgaattaaaccaaacatttcTCGGCTtttgtagaagcccgtcgtagctaagtgaatgactcgctgggcttctgtggaagcccgtcgcacgcaaagggttaaggaGTGCGATTCTGTACTACAAATTACTATTCTATAGTATAAACGATGATTAAACAAGATGATGTTTCTCTCTattgaatgtttatttttatcgCACGAACAGTTCGCCTACAGTCCCATTCGAACGTTTACGTGTTGGAAGATTTCtgataatgggggggggggggttcggctAGCCTAGGCCCTGGCCGGCTTAGCAAAGTTTTAGCtaagcactggcggatccagggggcacatTTATTgagagacaaaataaaaatgtgtaatgtaGAAATGCCATTAAATACATGTTGAGGTGTGTTCCctcttttgttttgaaaatgaatttgaagtAGGCCTAGGGCTAGGCCCAAGACAGTAAGAAAAGAGTAGGCCTAAGCTAGGTAagacttgtcaattttttttgggtatGAATGATAACtatgaaatatccttaatttgtggttgaatttttttttttcgcataATTTGACATTTgtcaaaaaatgtgaaaaatcttGGATCTGCCCCTGCTTTATACTTTATAGCCAGGCCCAGCTAACCAATTTTCTTTGTCATGGAATCTGGATGCGAAGATCGCATGTTCACATCACTTATGCAATTACAATTTAATAAAACCTTGTCTTCGGTCACCCAagccaagggttcattaccgtatgggcactagtattcaacccggcaaaattcaaagattttgacatattcccccaaatatttagaaatagggaatttatcttaatttcatacctttgttatttccaggataatctgttgtcggtattttctttataaatCTGTCGACTGTAAGCGCAGAGGATCGAATtgtgcggcgatggccttttgcactgaatggcactagtattcaacctagtgaggatagatagcaaatctcaaaagggtttagattgctgaattagatctagatctatgtaagtctttggctttgattaattccctgtttggtctcatctcaaatggtctagtccatagtcggatgggacaagggcagattgagtgACAGCTAGGCCTatagggccatctttcatcgctaggttgaatactagtgccgacggattgaatactagtgccaaaaaccatcgccgtataattcgatcgcccgcgcacacagtcgactggttgaagaaaaaaataaaggaaaaagaataaccagcatttgctcttggaaataagatgGGTGtaaaattaaggtaaattcaatatttctatatatttgaggaaactgtCCAAACAGGTTGAATACTAtatagtgcccttacggtacatgctgccgcgcacagaaaaatcaagccatgtATAAGTcgcgtgttgtggacaccagcaGAAGTGGGATCCTAGCACGTGCGGCCCACTAACGtaagttagaaatccactgccaaacgcggttcatggtgtGACTGTGAGGActgaggttagtatactaacctcgcaatatgtGTGAGTGTCATCAGTTATATTCCCTGTGACACATCTAGATCTAGACTTCTATTCTAAATCAGGAAGATTGTCAACTGTATTAACAACACAACAGTTAGATCCAGTAAGACGAGATCTAACATTTATAGATCTAACAAAAAAGTTACTAActttagatctaacttagataaCTTTTATCTAACTTTAGATCCAATTTAGATCTAGACTAGAGTACTATTTAAggttaggcctacatgtagatctagctTAGGCTAGATTCTAGTGTAGATCTGGATCAAGATCTAGGCATTAGcgtacctagggggggggggggggtgtcccttaagagtcacaacccatgaaagggacgtatccctgccccccccccccccccctgatgagccGCTCCTTTGTACttgtagatttttattttttttttccttgtcaactttttttctggtacgaaatccttcatttttggttaaagacccttttttttctttaaaataagaTTATCTTACAAATATCAGAATGCTACAGACAAAGATATCAATccagaaattttcagctcatttcattctttgaaatactGTATATTGTACCGGTATATTGCAGAGATTAAATagtttatatattgtattttaatCAGGTACACAATGGATAgttttttttagcatttttaatgcaataaattttgaattttttgtacaaaaataaTAGCAAAGATTGAATAATGTTAGAAATATTGTAATGGATGAAACTGGATATTAAACCCAGTTTGTAACTTTGTTGatgatagattttttttttaaatcaccatTTCAACTCTTGTTGCAATTAAAATTGCAAACCTTTAGGTCAGACAGGAATCACTTAAGCTTTATATTCAAATATCAAGATATTGATGATAAAAAGTTCATGTCTCAGTGTACCACAAAACCATGAAAAATTCTTCTTGTTGGGTTGGCATTTCTCTCTGTGTGTTTCACGTTACTGCTCCAGTCCACACACAGGTTCTGCCTGCTTGGTGGTATCGGGCATGGCGTACGGCAAACGTCTATTTGTTGCTTTGTTCTGGAGAgttttatttcatctaaaacTCCCATGTATTGTTGAATGTACTCTTGAAAAAGATATGCAATACCCTGTACCTCTTATTTTGTCAGAAGCAAATTTTCCTAATTTTGACAATGTTTATCCATCCTTTAAAGAGACCATATCACTAGTAATCATGAGTGCTGTGacatttcccttttctctttttttttcccttaaGGAGTCACGACTAAGCTGGTTACCTTTTGTATCTTGGCCCTGACAGGGGCAGCATCCACCAGCGTTTTCCCTGCCATCAACATATATGCAATCACTTATACAGTAGTGCAGGCTGTCTCCAACACAGCAGCTGTGCAAAAGACTACTTCCCCTTAAGCAGTAAGTTACTTATTGATAACTTCAAACATAATTCACCAAAAATTGTCTCCAATAAGTCTCATGTTTTGTTGAATATACTCTATTATACTCTATATACTATTCTGTCAGTAGCAAATTTGTCTAATTTCAACAATGTTTATCCATACTTTAatcctaaatagactgggctatttcgacgcctaggAAGACAAGGGGGGGTGGGGCtgattaagcccccccccccttatgatcttggTTGTCGATCATGCGATCACGACAAAAATTAGCGTGTGTGTTACCCATGGCAAATCTACAAGACTCTAAGGTCAAAATCTGTGagaaatctcattgctaatcaattatgctaatttatgcataaaatcaaatgtttgctataatttactaaataatgcctctaaaataataattttgagtgagcccccccccccctcgtcttGTTAGGGTTAAAGGAGACCATATCACTAGTAATCATGAATGCTGtgacattttcctttttttctggagGAGTCGCGACTAAGCTGGTTACCTTTTGTATCTTGGCCCTGACAGGGGCAGCATCCACTGGCGTTTTTCCTGCCATCAACACAATCACTGCTACATTCATTTTTGGACTGAGAATATGGCAAATTTCTACCGCCTTCGTCAGCTTGACAGGGTCAGAGAGGTATGTTCTTAAGGTTTTTCTGTTTTAAGATTCAAAACAAGTTgtaacaatttaaaaaagagtATGTTCAGAATCCAATAAATTGACAACCAAAGTGTCtgtatgaatgaaaattattttccaaagaattctggaagaaatttcaaatttctgagAGATGAACAAAATAAGCACTGTATTCCAGCCAGATGTCATGTATTCTAGCAATATTAATTCACTGTCCCATGGCAATTTACAGTTTGATAGTGTTTCAGCTTAGATTTATAAAGTTAAGTTGATGGAGCTTGTCCTAGATCTAAATCTAAATGATATTGATCTTGGTACAGCCTTTCTTAAGAAATCAATGGTCACTCTAACTACAGTGTactttaatttttcttcaaacTGGAAGTTGAGGAATTtgacagttacatgtatatatttatcatgagatgtcattattattaattgacATGATACTGGGCAAGATTAGCTACACTGACAATTGCTAAATCGTctttcatatttgatttttttttctctcgtgTAATTATTGCTTGTAAAGGCGGAAATGAGGCCAGAGAGGGGACTCACAGATCACAAGAATCCATTTGAATTGTATGACGATCGTGATTTCAAGATTCGATACAGATTTACAAAACACACAGCACTCTACCTCATCAACATGCTTGAAGGAGATCTCAGTAGGAACACAGATCGGAATAATCCACTACCTGTTGTGGTACAAGTCATGACTGCTCTGCGTTTTTATGCCGTAGGTTAGTATATAAGTTAGCATGTTATCACGTCTTTTTCCTAATTTTAAACAGAATCTTCCTCCTTAATCTATTTTACTTATTTGCTCAGATGTATGATATGGTAAACATTACTTCTACATTAAAgattacgtgcaaggctcttatgacaagtgttattccataccagtcatttcataatgaagttttgatacaattctgttgcgtgccctcgcaaatcataatatttatggttattttcataagtgggctaGACACAAAATAGCTTTTGCCTTGTTCTCTttgattcgaatcaactttttgttttgcttgacTGCCCTTTAACATAATACAGGCCAAACATTCCAATAtttttgatgaataaaaaaatacgtCTTCATTTGAAACAGTGTATTGAACATTTTCAGCCTTTTCTGATTTACATACaagaattaaacaaataaacatgctatattttaaaaaatgactcTTCGATTTCTACTATTCCATGTTTAATTGAAGGTTCATTCCAAATTATGCATGGTGATGAGGCATCAATATCTCAGCCATCTGTGAGCCGAGTCATCAAGAAGGTTTCAGAAGCTATTGCAAGAAGGAAACGGGAATTCATGAGATTTCCAACGAGAGACGAACTTGAAACAACGCAGCAGCAATTCTATGAGTACTGCGGCTTTCCCGGGGTCATCGGTGCTATAGATGGGACCCATGTCTACATCAGGAGTCCTGGTGGGGAACAAGCCCTGTTTTTCCTTAACAGGAAAAACAGGTATTCAGTTAATGTACAGGTTAGAATGATTGTATTTTTAACAGTTATCTCAAATTGTTTCTCAAAAAGCCATGTTTTTTAGTCTTTGGATGGATTGatatgcttatttatttcattttggaaatGGGAAATTCTTCAACATAAGTAGTATTCATTTTGGAAACATACTATATTCATTATTGTTAGATTGCAGAGGACttgcaatttgatttttgttaccccccccccccacccttgaCACCTTTCTCGAAAAATCTCTAACACTAAAAGATTGCACAACTTTTAATACCAAATTTTCTAGGGTACGCAATTCCAAAGTTATGTACATGTGACCTGTTGTAAGTTCACGACTGACCATGAATTTGCTCGAACACAAAATTTTTGTACACatccaatgcaaattctgtATGTAGCCAAACTTTGTAAGTTcctaaaaacaattaaattcaTGTTATTTATGACTGAATAGTATCAccaacgatttccatcgaaaaaatactgaaaaagcaaactaaaaaaaaaaataaaaatacatatagatctttaaaaaataaatacataaggaaaagtttttgatatcttttttttattttttatttttattttttattttctattacaAGCGCCATTTTACTGATGGCAATGGtgttgtcaacattgaaatcttaaccaaggttaattttttgaaaatgtcattGGGTCAATTCACCCAAAGGGCTAAATTATACTGTCTCCAAATTTGCTCATATTCAGTTTATAGGGTAATTGATTTTCTGACAAAATGGGCGTGACCTCCCATTTTTCTAATGGCCCTTGCACGGTAACTGGCAGTCTGAATTTCATGCAAGTGGTATCATTTGAAAGGGAATAAGATGAACTATCTAAAtgacacattatttttttacataggTGCTAGTTTGAATACATTGACCTTTAAGCCCAgagatccgggggggggggctaactaTTGTTCATTCTTGACCATTctattttgaacattttatttCTCTTCGAATCATGAATAGGTTGTCTGTGATCATGCTGGGAAAATGACAAGTATCGTGGCAAGGTGGCCAGGCAGCACTCACGATTCAAGGATTTTCTCTGAGAGTTCGCTGAAACAACAGCTGGAGGCAAGGGCAGAAGGTACTGGGTGGCTACTTGGAGATAGTGGGTAAGGATATTTTTTAtgtgattatatacattttataaaggcgtcaacattgaaatcttaatagaggttaagtttttgaaatctCATCATAACTTAAGAAGTATGTGGACCTAGATCATGAAACTTAGAAATGagggtaaccaagtatcacttatcaacttgcatgagtttcaggtcacattgtGAAGGTCAAAGTTAATTGGCTGAAAATgctatttatattaaaaaaagggaaataaatttagaatctaatatattttttttggttcttggaatatctcatgtattttttttagatgtttagtatttttcataaatgtaatgtctaataaaaatttgttgaaatataactgtttttcttcatttttcaggTACCCCTGCCTCCCGTTCCTGATGACCCCCATCCTACATCCTCATCCAGGGCCACAGATGCGCTACAATAATGCCCATAAAAGAAGACGGTGCGTTATTGAGCGCACCTTTGGCCGTTGGAAGAGGAGGTTCCCTTGCCTAAATGATCTGCGCGTGAAGGTGGACACTACCTTTACTATTATAGTGGCATGCTCGGTTCTTTGGAATATCTCTCTCACTCATGGAGAGCAAGATATTCAAGAACTTGAGCCAATTGATGATGCAATGCCACCTGACCACCTTCCTCCTGGCCTCCGTGATGCTGTCGCTGGTAGGCTCAGGAGAGAACAGATTATTGAGGACCATTTTACCCACCCTTAGAATCTCCAGAGTAGCCACTCGGTACCATCTGCTCAGGCAACAGTTGTTCTTTCAGTTACTCCAGTGAAATTCCAAGAATTATGATGCTGTCAAGGTACTTGTTATATTTCCAGCTAGCAGGGTTTCACGCAGCTACATTTTATTATGTAATAGGTCTTCATAAATGAAAGTGGTTGCAGTTAACACTGATTTTACGAGAAAGTCTGCACACCAAACTTAATTGTCACTATAACATTGTGGATCTAggtctggtacagttacataaactaaAGTTTGTGACATCCtgaatctaagctgaaaaatgtAAATCACACTCAAGATCAGCAACtcagataagcacatgtgggacagtatttattattgttttgaaaaatgCCCAACAATTGACCTGAATCCCGTGCTcgttttgctaatttctttgtaatttcacaatttcttccagaatcctttggcacatatttttatgcccccgcaggCGAAGTCCGCAGGGAGCATTAAGCGTTGCCTCTATCCGTCCGTCCGACCCCTCACTTGGTTTTTGCGCAAtaacttgaaaaatatttcatagatTTTTAGAATTGTGGGTGTgcaggtagatgacaccaaaatacaggcaaaGTTCGAATTTGAAGTCTGCAGGTCAAAGCTTATTAAATGAGCGAGTTGGTTTCACCATGATAACTtaagaaatattcaacagattttttaTAAATTGTGGAGTGTAGGTAGACGACACCAAAATGCAGGCTAAGTTTGATtgcggagtccgcaggtcaaaggtcatagctCATATATACAAGTTGGTTTTTGCGTAGTAAACTAGCGTTAAgtgggggcatctgtgtcctttggacacctCAAATTTTTAGTTTATTCATACCAGCAGACACCATGGTGtacattttatttgattctgtaaaaagtcattttgaggtcGTTCCCACagctggaatttatctttaaatcttattttgttttatctcaaTCTGTAAATATCAAATCTTTTACCCgatattatttcataatctaTAATCAACCAAGCAGGTAATAGTTCAGTGGAATATGATCTTTATCTAGTTTTTCCTTTTGTCAGCTGCATCATGGTCATGATGAGCAAATATCCAGTAATCATACTCAAATTTACATGGAATGTGATAAGATAGTAGCTGCATGAAACCCTGCTCACGAACAGCTTATACACTAATTGGCATTTATTGTTTCCCACCATTCACTCCTGATGTAAACATATCTCATATGTACACCAAGCACACCTGGTTAGCCGTAGCATTCATAGAATTGTTGGTTTTTTTAGTCTTCTTTCAATGTTGTGAACTCTTGAATGTAACTTTCCTTTTTGCTTTAGTTTCAAAACCATCTTGAATGACTCGAGCAAACGGTGACCGGTAATTTTGCCTTGTCACCATTGCATACAATGGCCTTTTTCTATACTCCACGAGGCCTTTGACTAGTTTACGACAAGTAGTGGATCAATCTATTGTGTGTTTCTCCTGATTTCTTCAAGCATGTTGATGAAGTGTATTCCATAACATATGATAATTGctcaaattgaatttttttccagaataaaatatgcaaaagaTGTATTGTTTTCATCTTTTAAACTTTTTTACTATAAAAGAGATTTCTGGTCAAATTATTGAATTCAGCAGATTTATTTGTAGTCACcaatatatgaaatttaaaGAATGGAAACGTAGCTTGCATAACTATGTGaacaaatttgtttattttgtcatatagaatataaatttcattccTTCAAtctgatatatacatatatttcattcttccAATACGGTATATACAAATTCTATACAAATATAGATGAATATAGATTATTTCTGCTCATACTCTCGTCTTCAAATTGCAAAGAGTAACTATGTGAACAAAAAGTGTATATCATATTCCATTCCTCCGATGTGCAAATTAAATGCACAAacatttatcatttgaaaaatgTAGATTATTTGTACTCATATTATAAACTTTTGAGTTCAATTGGAATGAGTAATTATGAACAAAGTagtgtattttattgttgtatATAATATACTATATTTCATTCTTCCAATGTGGAATATACAAATTCACTACaaatatttatcattcaataaatatatattatttctgCTCATACCCGATGtgatatatacaaatttgatacACAAACAATTATCATTGAGAAATACAGATTATTCCTTCTCATATGATAAACTCTAGAGTTCAAATTGCAATGAGTaactatgtattttattgttgtatagaatatattatatttcattcttccAATGCGGTATATACAAATTCACTACaaatatttatcattcaataaatatatattatttctgCTCATACCCGATGtgatatatacaaatttgatacACAAACAATTACCATTGAGAAATACAGATTATTCCTACGCATATAATAAACTCTAGAGTTCAAATTGGAATGAGTAaactatgtattttattgtatagaatatattatatttcattcttccAATGCGGTATATACAAAttcaatacaaatatttatcattcaataaatatatattattcctGCTCATACTTTTGTGTTCAAATTGCAAAGAATAACCATGTGAACAAAAAAAGTGTATATCATATTCCATTTCCTCAATGTGATATATACAAATTCAATACACAACCATCATTTGAGAATTATAGATTATTCCTACGCATATGATAAACTCTAGAGTTCAAATTGCAATGAGTAaactatgtattttattgtatagaatatattatatttcattcttccGATGTGGTATATACAAATTCAATACACAAACATTTGTCAATTGA encodes the following:
- the LOC129261232 gene encoding putative nuclease HARBI1, with the translated sequence MANFYRLRQLDRVREAEMRPERGLTDHKNPFELYDDRDFKIRYRFTKHTALYLINMLEGDLSRNTDRNNPLPVVVQVMTALRFYAVGSFQIMHGDEASISQPSVSRVIKKVSEAIARRKREFMRFPTRDELETTQQQFYEYCGFPGVIGAIDGTHVYIRSPGGEQALFFLNRKNRYSVNVQVVCDHAGKMTSIVARWPGSTHDSRIFSESSLKQQLEARAEGTGWLLGDSGYPCLPFLMTPILHPHPGPQMRYNNAHKRRRCVIERTFGRWKRRFPCLNDLRVKVDTTFTIIVACSVLWNISLTHGEQDIQELEPIDDAMPPDHLPPGLRDAVAGRLRREQIIEDHFTHP